A stretch of Telopea speciosissima isolate NSW1024214 ecotype Mountain lineage chromosome 11, Tspe_v1, whole genome shotgun sequence DNA encodes these proteins:
- the LOC122646634 gene encoding probable RNA-dependent RNA polymerase 1 — MGKTIHLSPFPSNANAEEVKSFLEGYTGDGTVYAVKFRPPQNPRPDTKAFAFAIVQFTTAKSADHITSLVSKRLYYGTLWLKAKHVERDIVPKPRSSILTLENTELYFGCQVSSDKFCVLYTGKNVMVNFGFDMRKIYFVLANGGVEYKLELTYEDIWQLQLRCPNGKYKYLLIQVLGAPRIYEKPMCSLGLVFEDPSLNYFKDASDDQWDRGTDFTTSCCIGQSSAMCLRLPNSYELPDLKNYFVYYKEDKGQFILKSGSAFSSNLDLVPIVGPPDVPELQRFPYDILFRVCTLVQNGCLAGPTLDANFFKLVHPDFIPVSYIEHALEKLLHVKECCYEPVRWLREQYGRYRTSKRTPSSPTISLDAGLVYVRRVQITPSKVYFSGPEANVSNRVLRQYSNHIDNFIRVSFVDENLDKMFSIDLSPRTSNGRNERRTGIYKRILSTLRNGIVIGEKKFDFLAFSSSQLRDNSAWMFAKTDDGITASEIRKQMGDFHEIRNVAKYAARLGQSFSSSTETLSVDKHEVETIRDIELQRGQMTYVFSDGIGKISFDFARRVARKCDGLKNSTPSAFQIRYGGYKGVVAVDPTSAMKLSLRKSMCKYKSQNTNLDVLAWSKYQPCFLNRQLITLLSTLGVKDRIFLEKQRQAVDELDAILTDPLRAQEALELMSPGENSNVLKEMLMCGYEPNNEPFLSMMLQAFRAAKLQELRTKTRIFVSNGRSLMGCLDETRNLEYGQVFVQVSSIGRKQFHGNSSFMFHRNESDQQKFIVGGKVIVAKNPCLHPGDVRVLQAIDVPTLHHMVDCVVFPQKGARPHPNECSGSDLDGDIYFVSWDPALILSRQIQPMEYVPAPTLFLDHDVTIEEVEEYFTDYIVNESLGIIANAHTVYADKEPNKAESDKCLELAKLFSIAVDFPKTGVPAEIPAKLRVNEYPDFMEKLDKPTYESPRVIGKLFREIKDKSSHTFFIEFTRKEARRSYDPDMEVDGFEDYIDDACYYKGEYDSKLGNLMDYYGIKTEAEILSGNIMKMAKSFTKKRDAEAIGLAVRSLKKEARKWFDEGLGTGSSPDEVYAKASAWYHVTYHPDYWGCYNEGMNWDHFLSFPWCIYDKLIKIKKDRNSIIRSRRLSLLARRFADGFRLS; from the exons ATGGGGAAAACAATTCATCTTTCTCCGTTCCCTTCTAATGCGAATGCGGAAGAAGTTAAGAGCTTTCTAGAGGGTTACACTGGTGATGGAACTGTTTATGCAGTAAAATTCAGACCACCGCAGAATCCAAGGCCAGATACGAAAGCATTTGCTTTTGCTATTGTGCAATTTACAACTGCTAAGAGTGCTGATCATATAACCTCCTTGGTCAGTAAGCGCCTGTATTATGGGACTCTTTGGCTGAAGGCTAAGCATGTGGAACGTGATATAGTACCCAAGCCAAGGTCCTCGATTCTCACTTTGGAGAATACAGAACTGTATTTTGGCTGTCAAGTTTCAAGTGACAAGTTCTGTGTTCTCTATACAGGGAAGAATGTTATGGTTAACTTTGGTTTTGACATGCGGAAAATATACTTTGTCCTGGCTAATGGAGGTGTAGAATATAAGCTTGAACTAACTTATGAGGACATCTGGCAACTCCAGCTTCGTTGTCCAAATGGTAAATACAAATATCTCCTAATTCAG GTGCTTGGTGCTCCTCGGATCTATGAGAAACCTATGTGCTCTTTAGGGCTCGTGTTTGAAGATCCCAGTTTAAACTATTTCAAGGATGCTTCAGATGATCAGTGGGATAGAGGAACAGATTTCACCACCTCATGCTGTATTGGACAATCTTCTGCCATGTGTTTAAGGCTTCCAAACAGCTATGAACTTCCAGATTTGAAAAACTATTTTGTCTACTACAAAGAAGATAAAGGTCAGTTCATTTTGAAGAGTGGATCAGCGTTCTCCAGTAATTTGGATCTAGTCCCCATTGTTGGCCCTCCTGATGTTCCTGAGTTGCAGAGATTCCCATATGACATCCTGTTTAGGGTATGTACTTTGGTACAGAATGGGTGCCTTGCAGGGCCAACGCTTGATGCTAATTTTTTCAAGTTAGTTCATCCTGATTTCATTCCAGTTTCCTACATAGAACATGCTCTGGAGAAGCTGCTTCATGTAAAAGAATGCTGCTATGAACCAGTTAGGTGGCTCCGTGAACAATATGGAAGATACCGTACATCCAAGCGCACTCCTAGTTCCCCTACTATTTCCTTGGATGCTGGTTTGGTATATGTTCGCAGGGTTCAAATAACCCCTAgtaaagtttacttttctggtCCGGAAGCTAATGTTTCGAATCGGGTGCTACGCCAGTACTCTAACCACATTGATAATTTTATTCgtgtttcttttgttgatgagaATTTGGATAAAATGTTTTCAATAGATTTATCTCCACGTACATCTAATGGCAGAAATGAAAGGCGTACTGGAATTTATAAAAGGATACTCTCTACATTAAGAAATGGCATAGTTATTGGAGAAAAGAAGTTTGATTTTCTTGCCTTCTCATCAAGTCAGTTGCGTGATAATTCTGCATGGATGTTTGCAAAAACGGATGATGGGATTACAGCATCAGAGATCAGAAAACAGATGGGTGATTTTCATGAAATAAGAAATGTGGCAAAATATGCTGCTAGATTGGGTCAATCTTTCAGTTCTTCCACAGAAACTCTTAGTGTTGATAAGCATGAAGTTGAAACCATCCGTGATATAGAGCTGCAAAGAGGACAGATGACATATGTTTTCTCAGATGGGATtggtaaaatttcttttgattttgcaAGGAGAGTTGCAAGAAAGTGTGATGGCTTAAAAAATTCTACTCCATCTGCCTTTCAAATAAGATATGGTGGCTACAAGGGTGTTGTGGCTGTAGATCCAACGTCTGCAATGAAATTATCCTTGAGAAAGAGCATGTGTAAGTATAAATCACAGAACACAAATCTAGATGTTCTGGCATGGAGCAAGTATCAGCCTTGTTTCCTCAATCGTCAGCTAATCACCCTTTTGTCAACGCTTGGAGTGAAAGATCGTATATTTCTAGAGAAGCAAAGGCAGGCTGTAGACGAGCTGGATGCTATTCTAACCGATCCATTAAGGGCACAGGAAGCACTTGAGCTGATGTCTCCAGGTGAAAACAGTAATGTTCTCAAGGAAATGTTGATGTGTGGCTATGAGCCTAATAACGAACCATTCCTTTCGATGATGCTACAAGCATTCCGGGCAGCGAAGCTGCAAGAACTGCGAACAAAGACAAGGATATTTGTTTCAAATGGAAGATCATTGATGGGATGCTTGGATGAAACTCGAAACTTGGAATATGGGCAAGTATTTGTCCAAGTTTCTAGCATTGGGCGTAAACAGTTTCATGGAAATTCCTCTTTTATGTTTCACAGAAATGAATCGGACCAGCAAAAATTTATTGTTGGGGGAAAGGTAATTGTTGCTAAAAACCCATGTTTGCATCCTGGTGATGTGCGTGTTTTGCAAGCCATTGATGTCCCAACATTGCACCATATGGTGGATTGCGTTGTTTTCCCACAAAAAGGAGCAAG ACCACATCCAAATGAATGTTCAGGGAGTGATTTAGATGGAGATATATATTTTGTCAGTTGGGACCCTGCACTTATTCTGTCCCGGCAAATCCAACCCATGGAGTATGTTCCCGCACCAACTCTGTTCCTGGACCATGATGTTACAATTGAG GAAGTTGAGGAGTACTTCACAGACTACATTGTGAATGAAAGCCTTGGAATCATAGCAAATGCTCACACAGTGTATGCTGACAAGGAACCAAACAAGGCAGAAAGCGATAAATGTCTAGAACTTGCAAAGCTATTCTCAATTGCCGTCGATTTCCCAAAGACTGGTGTACCAGCTGAAATTCCAGCTAAATTACGTGTCAATGAATATCCAGATTTCATGGAAAAGCTTGACAAACCAACCTATGAATCGCCGAGAGTGATTGGAAAACTCTTCAGAGAGATAAAAGACAAATCATCACACACATTCTTTATAGAATTCACTCGGAAGGAGGCGAGGAGATCTTATGACCCTGACATGGAGGTTGATGGCTTTGAGGATTACATCGATGATGCTTGCTATTACAAAGGTGAGTATGATTCGAAGCTGGGAAATCTAATGGATTATTACGGGATTAAAACCGAGGCAGAGATCCTCAGTGGGAATATCATGAAGATGGCAAAATCATTCACAAAGAAACGGGATGCAGAGGCAATCGGATTGGCAGTTAGGTCTTTAAAAAAGGAGGCAAGGAAATGGTTTGATGAGGGACTTGGGACAGGTTCATCTCCTGATGAGGTATATGCCAAGGCATCAGCTTGGTATCACGTAACATATCATCCTGATTATTGGGGATGCTACAATGAGGGAATGAATTGGGATCATTTCCTGAGTTTTCCATGGTGCATCTACGACAAGCTGATAAAGATCAAGAAGGACAGAAACAGTATCATCAGATCCCGTCGCTTGTCATTGCTGGCACGCCGATTTGCGGATGGTTTCAGGCTCAGTTGA